In the Paraburkholderia acidisoli genome, one interval contains:
- a CDS encoding DUF1488 family protein, with amino-acid sequence MTISFPEGPLVYDGDQLALIFTAQADGEAVECLITAEALEDHCGAKSAREPDLRAAFESHRGAIEKAAARLIEETQAAAVKLHSGYLRMYGSK; translated from the coding sequence ATGACGATTTCGTTCCCTGAAGGCCCGCTCGTCTACGACGGCGATCAGCTCGCGCTCATCTTTACCGCTCAGGCAGACGGCGAAGCGGTCGAGTGCCTCATCACGGCCGAGGCGCTCGAAGATCATTGCGGCGCGAAGTCGGCGCGCGAGCCAGACCTGCGCGCCGCGTTCGAGTCGCATCGGGGCGCTATTGAAAAAGCGGCCGCCCGTCTTATCGAAGAGACGCAGGCGGCCGCGGTCAAGCTGCACAGCGGCTATTTGCGCATGTACGGCAGCAAGTAA